A DNA window from Mobula birostris isolate sMobBir1 chromosome 3, sMobBir1.hap1, whole genome shotgun sequence contains the following coding sequences:
- the rpa3 gene encoding replication protein A 14 kDa subunit, whose protein sequence is MADVLEGPRPRINAGMMPEFTGRAVCLVGRVLKIHPTGTSFIVSDGDGKNVTVEMTDPLDEELSGVIEVVGRVTQKVSIKAAYYTPFREDKNSFDLGLYNEALCILHEFSQYYPFGVTGNM, encoded by the exons ATGGCGGATGTTCTGGAGGGTCCACGGCCGAGGATCAATGCGGGGATGATGCCCGAATTTACGGGCAGAGCTGTGTGTCTGGTGGGCCGTGTGTTAAAG ATTCATCCCACTGGGACCTCATTTATTGTTTCAGATGGAGATGGGAAAAATGTAACAGTGGAAATGACTGATCCA CTTGATGAAGAGTTGAGTGGAGTAATCGAAGTGGTTGGAAGAGTCACACAGAAAGTCTCTATTAAAGCTGCATATTACACTCCTTTCAGAGAAGATAAGAACAGTTTTG ATCTTGGTCTCTACAATGAAGCACTGTGCATTTTGCATGAATTCTCACAGTATTATCCATTTGGGGTTACAGGCAACATGTGA